The following are encoded in a window of Mycobacterium sp. ELW1 genomic DNA:
- the disA gene encoding DNA integrity scanning diadenylate cyclase DisA, protein MSTVNGASGSAQPSAVTLRETIGRLAPGTALRDGLERILRGRTGALIVLGYDERVETICDGGFSLDVRFAPTRLRELSKMDGAVVLSTDGNRIVRANVQLVPDPTIPTDESGTRHRSAERTAIQTGYPVVSVSHSMNIVTVYVSGERHVVADSATILSRANQAIATLERYKARLDEVSRQLSTAEIEDFVTLRDVMTVVQRLEMVRRIGLEIDYDAVELGTDGRQLRLQLEELLGGNDTARELIMRDYHANPDPPSKAQVASTLAELDSLSDTELLDFTALSRVFGYPSTAEAQDSALSARGYRAMAGIPRLQFAHVDLLVRRFGSLQGLLAASATDLQSVEGIGAMWARHVREGLSQLAESTIADRLV, encoded by the coding sequence GTGAGCACCGTCAACGGAGCCAGCGGCTCCGCCCAGCCATCGGCGGTCACGCTGCGCGAGACCATCGGGCGACTGGCGCCCGGCACTGCCCTTCGCGACGGACTGGAGCGCATTCTGCGTGGTCGCACGGGTGCGCTGATCGTGCTGGGCTACGACGAGCGGGTCGAGACGATCTGCGACGGCGGCTTCTCGCTGGATGTGCGGTTCGCCCCCACCCGGCTGCGCGAGCTCTCGAAGATGGACGGTGCCGTCGTGCTGTCCACCGACGGCAACCGGATCGTGCGGGCCAATGTCCAACTGGTGCCGGATCCGACGATCCCCACCGACGAGTCCGGAACCCGGCACCGTTCTGCCGAGCGCACCGCGATCCAGACCGGCTATCCGGTCGTCTCGGTGAGCCATTCGATGAACATCGTCACGGTGTACGTGTCCGGGGAACGCCACGTGGTGGCCGACTCGGCCACCATCTTGTCGCGGGCCAACCAGGCGATCGCGACCCTGGAACGCTACAAGGCTCGCCTCGACGAGGTGTCCCGACAGCTGTCCACCGCCGAGATCGAAGACTTCGTCACCCTGCGCGACGTCATGACGGTGGTGCAGCGGCTCGAGATGGTTCGCCGCATCGGGCTCGAAATCGATTATGACGCAGTGGAACTGGGCACGGACGGCCGGCAGCTGCGGCTTCAGCTCGAGGAACTGCTGGGCGGCAACGACACCGCACGCGAGCTGATCATGCGTGACTATCACGCCAACCCCGACCCGCCGTCGAAGGCTCAGGTCGCCTCGACGCTGGCCGAACTGGACTCGCTGTCGGACACCGAACTGCTGGACTTCACCGCGCTGTCGCGCGTGTTCGGATACCCCTCGACGGCCGAGGCGCAGGATTCAGCGCTCAGTGCCCGTGGCTATCGGGCGATGGCCGGTATCCCCCGCCTGCAGTTCGCTCACGTCGACCTCCTGGTACGCCGCTTCGGTTCCCTGCAGGGACTGCTGGCAGCCAGTGCCACCGACCTGCAGTCCGTCGAAGGCATCGGCGCGATGTGGGCCCGGCACGTTCGCGAGGGTTTGTCGCAGCTGGCCGAGTCGACCATCGCCGACCGGCTGGTCTAG
- a CDS encoding carbonic anhydrase, with product MPNTSPITAWKALKEGNERFVAGQPQHPSQSIEDRARLAGGQTPTAVIFGCADSRVAAEIIFDQGLGDMFVVRTAGHVIDSAVLGSIEYAVGVLNVPLITVLGHDSCGAVKATLSALDDGAVPGGYIRDLVERVTPSILVGRREGLTRVDEFEARHVIETGTQLLARSALIAERVAAGALAIVGLTYQLADGKVVLREHLGDIGE from the coding sequence ATGCCGAACACCAGCCCGATAACCGCTTGGAAGGCACTCAAAGAGGGTAACGAGCGATTCGTTGCCGGCCAGCCACAGCATCCCAGCCAGAGCATCGAGGATCGCGCGCGGTTGGCCGGGGGACAAACCCCGACCGCAGTCATCTTCGGCTGCGCTGACAGCCGGGTCGCCGCCGAGATCATCTTCGACCAGGGTCTCGGCGACATGTTCGTGGTGCGCACCGCGGGACACGTCATCGACTCTGCGGTGCTGGGCTCCATCGAGTACGCGGTCGGCGTGCTCAACGTGCCGCTGATCACCGTTCTCGGGCACGACAGCTGCGGCGCGGTCAAGGCCACGCTGTCCGCGCTCGACGACGGTGCGGTACCGGGCGGATACATCCGCGATCTCGTCGAACGGGTGACCCCGTCGATCCTGGTGGGTCGCCGCGAGGGCTTGACCCGCGTCGACGAGTTCGAGGCCCGCCATGTCATCGAGACCGGTACGCAGCTGCTGGCCCGGTCCGCCCTCATCGCCGAGCGGGTCGCCGCAGGCGCGCTGGCCATCGTGGGACTGACTTATCAACTCGCCGACGGCAAAGTTGTGCTGCGCGAACACCTCGGCGATATCGGCGAATAA
- a CDS encoding A/G-specific adenine glycosylase encodes MATILPCLSPRNDMSSICDELVVWYGHARRDLPWRNPDVTAWQILVSEFMLQQTPVARVAPIWLDWVARWPTPSATAAASAADVLRAWGKLGYPRRAKRLHECATVIATEHDDRVPDDVEVLLTLPGVGSYTARAVACFAYQQSVPVVDTNVRRVVARAIHGLADAGNPSTTRDMGDVLALMPDDETAPVFSAALMELGATVCTARSPKCGVCPLSVCAWRAAGHPPAATAPRPAQRFAGTDRQVRGKLLDVLRASTSPVSRDQLDVVWLTDTAQRDRALDSLLVDGLVEQTADGRFALCGEAD; translated from the coding sequence ATGGCGACCATTCTGCCTTGTCTCTCACCTCGAAACGATATGAGTTCCATTTGTGACGAGCTCGTCGTCTGGTACGGGCACGCCCGGCGCGATCTGCCGTGGCGCAATCCCGATGTGACGGCATGGCAAATCCTGGTCAGCGAATTCATGCTGCAGCAGACTCCGGTCGCGCGGGTGGCACCGATCTGGCTCGACTGGGTGGCGCGCTGGCCGACCCCCTCGGCGACGGCGGCAGCCAGCGCCGCGGACGTGCTTCGCGCCTGGGGCAAGCTCGGATATCCGCGGCGAGCCAAGCGCCTGCACGAATGCGCGACCGTGATCGCCACCGAACACGATGACCGGGTGCCCGACGACGTCGAGGTGTTGTTGACCCTGCCCGGTGTCGGCTCATACACCGCCCGCGCGGTGGCCTGTTTCGCCTACCAACAGAGCGTGCCGGTGGTGGACACCAACGTGCGACGGGTCGTAGCGCGAGCGATCCACGGTCTTGCCGATGCCGGAAACCCCTCCACCACAAGAGATATGGGCGACGTCCTGGCGCTGATGCCCGATGACGAGACGGCTCCGGTGTTCTCGGCGGCGCTGATGGAACTCGGTGCGACGGTGTGCACGGCGCGCTCGCCCAAATGCGGGGTGTGTCCGCTGAGCGTGTGCGCCTGGCGGGCCGCCGGGCACCCGCCGGCAGCCACCGCACCACGGCCTGCCCAGCGGTTTGCCGGGACCGACCGGCAGGTGCGCGGCAAGTTGCTGGATGTGTTGCGCGCCAGCACTTCTCCGGTATCGCGCGATCAGCTTGACGTGGTGTGGCTGACCGATACCGCACAGCGCGACCGCGCACTGGACTCGCTTCTGGTGGACGGCCTGGTGGAGCAGACCGCCGACGGCCGCTTCGCGTTGTGCGGCGAGGCGGACTAG